In the genome of Dermacentor andersoni chromosome 3, qqDerAnde1_hic_scaffold, whole genome shotgun sequence, one region contains:
- the LOC126538378 gene encoding solute carrier family 22 member 7-like encodes MWNLVCTRDKLYSVSKSTFGLAPMLFVPIAGIAADRVGRRPVLSTCAISTLLGSLLAAASPSAGIFILSRLVTAAMASATMLMALTVLYEVTGNEHRATYILTANGIAMLVTSPLVQLLSTLKPRWVLSQALLVTVTAIMVSWCYYLDESPVWQIAAWRLRAAEFTVLRAARMNGIEVHKATATFQALKQQLLKRDTNTTSVTAGATSILRSASLRRRAFSALVTWFSVSFALYASGLGAPLEELWALASFLCNGLILIIAFYGMKQRGHRVTLSGLLAFLGASSVLQMVLSHWNWVAVLPLPRIMMSSASAIAMFLNYAYTAEVYPTTIRSLGLCLSYSFGRLGVLLAIGLEASLHEEQLLVVGAITTALAFASTVAVQCLPEVYVEKPAEVRPVLSEEQRKEALKASLTSTTASQKSLKPQKPGKYHGPCKRKANSRRGTATEISAAASAGATSLAAACSQEESVGPPELASAMPVCKTPSQ; translated from the coding sequence ATGTGGAACTTGGTGTGCACTCGCGACAAGCTCTACTCCGTTTCGAAATCCACGTTCGGACTGGCCCCCATGCTATTCGTTCCCATCGCCGGAATCGCAGCAGACCGCGTGGGTCGCAGACCAGTCTTGTCGACGTGCGCCATCTCCACATTGCTCGGCAGCCTGCTGGCCGCGGCGTCTCCCTCTGCGGGAATATTCATCCTGTCGCGCCTTGTCACTGCTGCCATGGCAAGCGCAACAATGCTGATGGCATTGACTGTGCTCTACGAAGTGACCGGGAATGAGCACCGGGCTACGTACATATTGACAGCCAACGGCATCGCCATGCTTGTGACGTCTCCGCTGGTGCAGCTTCTTTCGACGCTGAAGCCAAGGTGGGTGCTCTCACAAGCTCTGCTCGTCACGGTCACGGCGATAATGGTCTCTTGGTGCTATTACCTTGACGAGTCCCCCGTTTGGCAGATTGCCGCGTGGAGGCTACGGGCAGCTGAATTCACCGTACTCCGAGCAGCCCGGATGAACGGCATAGAAGTTCACAAGGCCACAGCAACATTTCAGGCGTTGAAACAGCAGCTCCTGAAGCGGGATACCAACACCACGTCGGTGACTGCTGGCGCTACCAGCATACTCCGTTCGGCTTCCCTTCGGCGGCGCGCATTTTCTGCACTCGTGACGTGGTTTAGCGTGAGCTTTGCACTTTATGCCTCAGGCTTGGGTGCCCCGCTCGAAGAACTGTGGGCTCTCGCATCCTTTCTATGCAATGGGCTCATTCTCATCATAGCCTTCTATGGTATGAAGCAACGAGGCCACCGCGTGACTCTGTCAGGCTTACTAGCTTTCCTCGGCGCCTCAAGCGTGCTGCAGATGGTACTCTCGCATTGGAACTGGGTCGCCGTACTTCCTCTGCCGAGGATAATGATGTCCAGTGCGTCGGCGATTGCCATGTTTCTGAACTACGCCTACACCGCGGAGGTGTACCCTACGACGATTCGAAGCTTGGGGCTTTGCCTGTCGTACTCCTTCGGCCGACTTGGCGTGCTTCTGGCTATAGGCCTCGAAGCATCCTTGCACGAAGAACAGCTCTTGGTCGTTGGGGCCATCACGACAGCGCTGGCATTTGCGAGCACAGTAGCGGTCCAGTGTCTTCCCGAAGTATATGTCGAGAAGCCCGCCGAAGTCCGCCCAGTTCTGAGCGAAGAGCAGCGCAAGGAAGCCCTTAAAGCATCTTTGACATCCACCACGGCATCGCAGAAGTCCCTCAAGCCACAAAAACCGGGCAAGTACCATGGGCCATGCAAGAGGAAAGCAAACTCAAGACGCGGTACCGCGACCGAAATTTCGGCGGCAGCATCGGCAGGGGCAACATCGCTAGCGGCAGCCTGTTCCCAAGAGGAAAGTGTTGGCCCTCCTGAGCTAGCCTCAGCGATGCCGGTGTGCAAAACGCCATCGCAATAA